The following proteins come from a genomic window of Trifolium pratense cultivar HEN17-A07 linkage group LG4, ARS_RC_1.1, whole genome shotgun sequence:
- the LOC123920096 gene encoding uncharacterized protein LOC123920096 isoform X1, whose product MDRAFDTLASVCSGKESWRIKVRVLRLWSVCSFMKPEQVISLEMVLIDDKGVKIHASVRRQLLYLFNLKIVEGDVYKMSFFTVCPESGIYRTTPHQFKLDFEMKTKFQACEGNTIDHFGLSLSTIAQISAYGLAHNFLVDVVGLIIGISAEREYIRDGKVTRMIVVELTESSGKCECALLNLPKLRFSEGKYLFKMF is encoded by the exons ATGGATAGAGCGTTTGATACACTTGCTTCTGTTTGTTCCGGTAAAGAATCATGGCGGATCAAAGTAAGGGTTCTTCGTTTATGGAGTGTGTGCAGTTTTATGAAACCAGAGCAGGTTATCTCACTTGAAATGGTTTTGATTGATGATAAG GGTGTTAAGATCCATGCTTCTGTTCGTCGTCAATTgctttatttgtttaatttgaaGATTGTTGAAGGTGATGTTTATAAGATGTCGTTTTTCACTGTTTGTCCAGAATCTGGAATTTACCGAACTACTCCACACCAATTTAAACTTGATTTTGAGATGAAAACAAAATTTCAGGCCTGTGAAGGTAATACCATTGATCATTTTGGATTGTCACTTTCCACCATCGCACAGATTTCTGCTTATGGTCTTGCTCATAATTTCTTAGTTG ATGTTGTTGGTCTTATTATTGGTATTTCTGCTGAGAGGGAGTATATTCGGGATGGTAAGGTTACTAGGATGATTGTGGTTGAGTTGACTGAGAGTAG TGGAAAGTGTGAGTGTGCTTTGTTAAATTTGCCAAAATTAAGATTTTCAGAG
- the LOC123920096 gene encoding uncharacterized protein LOC123920096 isoform X2: MDRAFDTLASVCSGKESWRIKVRVLRLWSVCSFMKPEQVISLEMVLIDDKGVKIHASVRRQLLYLFNLKIVEGDVYKMSFFTVCPESGIYRTTPHQFKLDFEMKTKFQACEGNTIDHFGLSLSTIAQISAYGLAHNFLVDVVGLIIGISAEREYIRDVESVSVLC; the protein is encoded by the exons ATGGATAGAGCGTTTGATACACTTGCTTCTGTTTGTTCCGGTAAAGAATCATGGCGGATCAAAGTAAGGGTTCTTCGTTTATGGAGTGTGTGCAGTTTTATGAAACCAGAGCAGGTTATCTCACTTGAAATGGTTTTGATTGATGATAAG GGTGTTAAGATCCATGCTTCTGTTCGTCGTCAATTgctttatttgtttaatttgaaGATTGTTGAAGGTGATGTTTATAAGATGTCGTTTTTCACTGTTTGTCCAGAATCTGGAATTTACCGAACTACTCCACACCAATTTAAACTTGATTTTGAGATGAAAACAAAATTTCAGGCCTGTGAAGGTAATACCATTGATCATTTTGGATTGTCACTTTCCACCATCGCACAGATTTCTGCTTATGGTCTTGCTCATAATTTCTTAGTTG ATGTTGTTGGTCTTATTATTGGTATTTCTGCTGAGAGGGAGTATATTCGGGATG TGGAAAGTGTGAGTGTGCTTTGTTAA